Proteins from a genomic interval of Panthera uncia isolate 11264 chromosome C1 unlocalized genomic scaffold, Puncia_PCG_1.0 HiC_scaffold_4, whole genome shotgun sequence:
- the MTFR1L gene encoding mitochondrial fission regulator 1-like isoform X2 has translation MSAMEANVTIPIWQNKPHGAARSVVRRIGTNLPLKPCPRASFQTLPNISDLCLRDVPPVPTLADIAWIAADEEETYARVRSDTRPLRHTWKPSPLIVMQRNASVPNLRGSEERLLALKKPALPALSRTTELQDELSHLRSQIAKIVAADAASASLTPDFLSPGSSNVSSPLPCFGSSFHSTTSFVISDITEETEVEVPELPSVPLLCSASPECCKPEHKATCSSSEEDDCVSLSKASSFADMMGILKDFHRMKQSQDLGSPRAPARGTHYLAVFLQV, from the exons ATGTCGGCAATGGAAGCCAATGTG ACCATCCCAATCTGGCAAAACAAGCCACATGGAGCTGCTCGAAGTGTAGTGAGAAGAATTGGGACCAACCTGCCCCTGAAGCCATGTCCCCGGGCATCCTTCCAG ACCCTGCCCAACATCTCTGACCTGTGTCTGAGGGATGTACCCCCAGTCCCTACTCTGGCTGACATCGCCTGGATTGCTGCGGATGAAGAGGAGACATATGCCCGGGTCAG GAGTGACACACGGCCCCTGAGGCATACCTGGAAGCCCAGCCCTCTGATTGTCATGCAGCGTAATGCCTCAGTGCCCAACTTGCGTGGGTCTGAGGAGAGGCTCCTGGCCTTGAAGAAGCCAGCCCTGCCAGCCCTAAGCCGCACCACAGAGCTGCAGGATGAGTTGAGCCACCTGCGCAGCCAGATTGCTAAAATAGTGGCAGCCGATGCAG ctTCGGCTTCATTAACGCCAGATTTCTTATCTCCAGGAAGTTCAAATGTCTCTTCTCCCTTACCTTGTTTTGGATCCTCATTCCACTCTACAACTTCCTTTGTCATTAGTGACATCACCGAGGAGACCGAGGTAGAGGTCCCTGAGCTTCCATCAGTCCCCCTGCTTTGTTCTGCCAGCCCTGAATGTTGCAAACCAGAACACAAGGCTACCTGCAGCTCGTCTGAAGAGGATGACTGTGTTTCTCTGTCCAAGGCCAGCAGCTTTGCAGATATGATGGGGATCCTGAAGGACTTCCACCGGATGAAACAGAGCCAAGATCT AGGAAGCCCTAGAGCTCCAGCCAGAGGGACTCACTACCTTGCAGTGTTTCTCCAAGTGTAG
- the AUNIP gene encoding aurora kinase A and ninein-interacting protein isoform X1, with translation MRRRGPEEEACGVWLDAAALKRRKVQTHVMKPNTKMLTLFPGEKKAKISFTQRIPPAGIRQTSIASFFTLQPGRTIGGDQRNVSSPIESQTNKESKNDVTQLDHLIQGLGDDCMAPPLATSTPADTQEAGLSPQPLQDSGHHRMGTPFLTVLSLLQPDTLVCAGKSKASPSCSFTKNLEGSRSLDQKEEEKDSSWKREWLHGSKKKNYQGVERPIKPPRGKGHEPLDKTPLEKVSAKETRQTPILLQTYRDSWNGENTHSVKQSPCPIPVFSWDSEKNDKDSWSQLFTEDSQGQRVIAHNSRAPFQDVTNSQNRGLGQFSSSRWAQCQERPTQLNLQPDLLFTQDSEGSHLNTCVLAEMLSTRWQFPMLQVCYLKRLKQPLGGKCASCKMELL, from the exons ACACATGTAATGAAGCCGAACACCAAAATGCTAACCCtttttcctggagaaaaaaagGCTAAGATTTCCTTTACTCAAAGAATTCCACCTGCAGGCATTCGGCAGACCAGCATCGCTTCCTTCTTCACCTTGCAGCCAG GAAGGACAATTGGTGGTGACCAGAGGAATGTTTCATCTCCTATAGAAAGTCAGACCAACAAAGAGTCTAAGAATGATGTAACCCAGCTAGACCATTTGATCCAGGGCTTAGGGGATGATTGCATGGCACCCCCATTAGCCACTTCAACCCCTGCAGACACCCAGGAAGCCGGACTTTCTCCACAGCCCCTCCAGGATTCTGGCCACCACAGGATGGGAACACCATTTTTGACTGTGCTGTCTTTGCTCCAGCCTGACACCTTAGTCTGTGCTGGAAAGAGTAAAGCCTCTCCGTCTTGTTCCTTCACCAAGAACTTGGAAGGTTCTCGCTCACTGGaccaaaaggaggaagagaaagactcTTCCTGGAAAAGGGAATGGCTTCATGGATCTAAGAAAAAGAACTATCAGGGTGTGGAGAGACCCATTAAACCACCTCGGGGCAAGGGCCATGAGCCCTTGGACAAGACTCCATTAGAAAAGGTGTCTgcaaaagaaaccagacagaCCCCGATCCTCCTTCAAACATACAGGGATTCCTGGAATGGGGAAAACACACACTCAGTGAAACAAAGCCCTTGTCCTATCCCTGTATTTTCTTGGGACAGTGAAAAGAATGACAAGGACTCTTGGAGTCAGCTTTTTACTGAGGATTCTCAGGGCCAGCGAGTCATTGCCCATAACTCTAGAGCTCCTTTCCAAGATGTAACCAACAGCCAGAATCGGGGCTTAGGACAGTTTTCTAGCAGCCGTTGGGCTCAGTGCCAGGAGAGGCCCACTCAGTTAAATCTGCAGCCTGATTTGCTCTTTACCCAGGACTCAGAAG GGTCTCACCTGAACACCTGTGTTCTAGCCGAGATGTTATCCACCAGGTGGCAGTTTCCCATGTTGCAGGTATGCTACCTTAAGAGGCTTAAACAGCCCCTAGGGGGCAAGTGTGCAAGCTGTAAGATGGAACTACTTTAA
- the AUNIP gene encoding aurora kinase A and ninein-interacting protein isoform X2, whose translation MKPNTKMLTLFPGEKKAKISFTQRIPPAGIRQTSIASFFTLQPGRTIGGDQRNVSSPIESQTNKESKNDVTQLDHLIQGLGDDCMAPPLATSTPADTQEAGLSPQPLQDSGHHRMGTPFLTVLSLLQPDTLVCAGKSKASPSCSFTKNLEGSRSLDQKEEEKDSSWKREWLHGSKKKNYQGVERPIKPPRGKGHEPLDKTPLEKVSAKETRQTPILLQTYRDSWNGENTHSVKQSPCPIPVFSWDSEKNDKDSWSQLFTEDSQGQRVIAHNSRAPFQDVTNSQNRGLGQFSSSRWAQCQERPTQLNLQPDLLFTQDSEGSHLNTCVLAEMLSTRWQFPMLQVCYLKRLKQPLGGKCASCKMELL comes from the exons ATGAAGCCGAACACCAAAATGCTAACCCtttttcctggagaaaaaaagGCTAAGATTTCCTTTACTCAAAGAATTCCACCTGCAGGCATTCGGCAGACCAGCATCGCTTCCTTCTTCACCTTGCAGCCAG GAAGGACAATTGGTGGTGACCAGAGGAATGTTTCATCTCCTATAGAAAGTCAGACCAACAAAGAGTCTAAGAATGATGTAACCCAGCTAGACCATTTGATCCAGGGCTTAGGGGATGATTGCATGGCACCCCCATTAGCCACTTCAACCCCTGCAGACACCCAGGAAGCCGGACTTTCTCCACAGCCCCTCCAGGATTCTGGCCACCACAGGATGGGAACACCATTTTTGACTGTGCTGTCTTTGCTCCAGCCTGACACCTTAGTCTGTGCTGGAAAGAGTAAAGCCTCTCCGTCTTGTTCCTTCACCAAGAACTTGGAAGGTTCTCGCTCACTGGaccaaaaggaggaagagaaagactcTTCCTGGAAAAGGGAATGGCTTCATGGATCTAAGAAAAAGAACTATCAGGGTGTGGAGAGACCCATTAAACCACCTCGGGGCAAGGGCCATGAGCCCTTGGACAAGACTCCATTAGAAAAGGTGTCTgcaaaagaaaccagacagaCCCCGATCCTCCTTCAAACATACAGGGATTCCTGGAATGGGGAAAACACACACTCAGTGAAACAAAGCCCTTGTCCTATCCCTGTATTTTCTTGGGACAGTGAAAAGAATGACAAGGACTCTTGGAGTCAGCTTTTTACTGAGGATTCTCAGGGCCAGCGAGTCATTGCCCATAACTCTAGAGCTCCTTTCCAAGATGTAACCAACAGCCAGAATCGGGGCTTAGGACAGTTTTCTAGCAGCCGTTGGGCTCAGTGCCAGGAGAGGCCCACTCAGTTAAATCTGCAGCCTGATTTGCTCTTTACCCAGGACTCAGAAG GGTCTCACCTGAACACCTGTGTTCTAGCCGAGATGTTATCCACCAGGTGGCAGTTTCCCATGTTGCAGGTATGCTACCTTAAGAGGCTTAAACAGCCCCTAGGGGGCAAGTGTGCAAGCTGTAAGATGGAACTACTTTAA
- the MTFR1L gene encoding mitochondrial fission regulator 1-like isoform X1, producing the protein MSAMEANVTIPIWQNKPHGAARSVVRRIGTNLPLKPCPRASFQTLPNISDLCLRDVPPVPTLADIAWIAADEEETYARVRSDTRPLRHTWKPSPLIVMQRNASVPNLRGSEERLLALKKPALPALSRTTELQDELSHLRSQIAKIVAADAASASLTPDFLSPGSSNVSSPLPCFGSSFHSTTSFVISDITEETEVEVPELPSVPLLCSASPECCKPEHKATCSSSEEDDCVSLSKASSFADMMGILKDFHRMKQSQDLSRSLLKEEDPAVLISEVLRRKFALKEEDISRKGN; encoded by the exons ATGTCGGCAATGGAAGCCAATGTG ACCATCCCAATCTGGCAAAACAAGCCACATGGAGCTGCTCGAAGTGTAGTGAGAAGAATTGGGACCAACCTGCCCCTGAAGCCATGTCCCCGGGCATCCTTCCAG ACCCTGCCCAACATCTCTGACCTGTGTCTGAGGGATGTACCCCCAGTCCCTACTCTGGCTGACATCGCCTGGATTGCTGCGGATGAAGAGGAGACATATGCCCGGGTCAG GAGTGACACACGGCCCCTGAGGCATACCTGGAAGCCCAGCCCTCTGATTGTCATGCAGCGTAATGCCTCAGTGCCCAACTTGCGTGGGTCTGAGGAGAGGCTCCTGGCCTTGAAGAAGCCAGCCCTGCCAGCCCTAAGCCGCACCACAGAGCTGCAGGATGAGTTGAGCCACCTGCGCAGCCAGATTGCTAAAATAGTGGCAGCCGATGCAG ctTCGGCTTCATTAACGCCAGATTTCTTATCTCCAGGAAGTTCAAATGTCTCTTCTCCCTTACCTTGTTTTGGATCCTCATTCCACTCTACAACTTCCTTTGTCATTAGTGACATCACCGAGGAGACCGAGGTAGAGGTCCCTGAGCTTCCATCAGTCCCCCTGCTTTGTTCTGCCAGCCCTGAATGTTGCAAACCAGAACACAAGGCTACCTGCAGCTCGTCTGAAGAGGATGACTGTGTTTCTCTGTCCAAGGCCAGCAGCTTTGCAGATATGATGGGGATCCTGAAGGACTTCCACCGGATGAAACAGAGCCAAGATCT GAGCCGGAGTTTACTAAAGGAGGAAGACCCTGCCGTCCTAATCTCTGAGGTCCTAAGGAGGAAGTTTGCCCTGAAGGAAGAAGATATtagcagaaagggaaactga